The Thermodesulfobacteriota bacterium DNA window CTCAAATTGAGGTTTAATAAAATCTATTACTGCAGAATTATTCGATGCCTTAATCTGCTCTGGGGTTCCAACCTCTAAAATACGGCCTTCGCTAAGAATAGCTATTCTATCTGCAACATAAAATGCGAGTTCAATATCGTGTGTAACAACTATTTGGGTTATCTGGACCTGATTCTTTAAATCGCAGATAAGATCACCCATGGTGCGGGTCATCATTGGGTCAAGACCTGCAGTAGGTTCATCGAACAGTATAAGATCTGGGTTCATTACAAGCGCTCTAGCGGCAGCTACTCTTCTTTTCATTCCGCCTGAAATCATTGAAGGCATAATATCTTCTTTCCCCGAAAGGCCTACTATTTCAAGCGCGCTTGATACTACTTCTTTTATCTTTGCTTCATCTTTAAAAACCTTATGCTCTTTTAGATAAAGCGCAACATTTTCTGATACCGTTAGTGAATTAAACAAAGCGGAAGACTGAAAAACCATAGCTATCACATGTTTGCTTTTAAAATCCGGATTATTTATATCCTGACCAGCAACATATATATGGCCTGAATCAGGGCACTCAAGTCCAACAATGTGTCGCATAAGAACGCTTTTGCCAGATCCGCTTTTCCCTAAAATTACCACTGTCTCGCCAGGTTCAATGTTAAGGTCTACACCCCTTAAAACATGATTTGAACCAAAAGATCTATTTAAATTATCAATCTTAAGCCCAACAGCCGCGCACTTTAAATAATCAAGCAAAACACTGCCGGAGCATCCGTTTTCATTGCCGGTAACAGTGTTAAGTAGATTTCCATTTATTTTTACTTCTTCTATTTTATGTTCCATCTATACCTTAATTTTAATCTAAATTGAGGAATAACAAAATCCTTGTAATGTAATAATCAGATATTAAAACTAGGACAAATGACAGCACAACGGCTTTAGTAACCGAATTTCCTATTTCCCTTGGCCCACCTCTTGTTGTAAGTCCCACATAACAGCACACAATTGAGATGATAACACCAAAGAACATGGCCTTGATCAGACCATTTAACACTGCCACAAAATCGACTAGTTCTGATAAGTTTCTATAATAAACATCTAAGGATAACTGTATTTCAGGATTTACTAATGCAACAATAGCACCACCAAACCAACCTATGACATCCATGAATATAACCAAGATAGGAAGAGCTATAACTGTGGCAATAAACCTGGGCATTACTAGAAATCTGACTGGGTTTATATCCATTGTTTTAAGTGCATCAATCTCTTCATAAACACTCATTGAAGCAAGCTCAGCAGTCATGGCAGAGCCTACCCTTCCGGCTATTAAAATTGAC harbors:
- a CDS encoding ABC transporter permease is translated as MNSVMGFFRVTGGLLGLFMETLYWCKSAFANSEKVFDQLYIIGNQTLPVGALIALFSGGVLALQAGPTLAQFGLEENVGGLVGLSMVKEIGPIMASILIAGRVGSAMTAELASMSVYEEIDALKTMDINPVRFLVMPRFIATVIALPILVIFMDVIGWFGGAIVALVNPEIQLSLDVYYRNLSELVDFVAVLNGLIKAMFFGVIISIVCCYVGLTTRGGPREIGNSVTKAVVLSFVLVLISDYYITRILLFLNLD
- a CDS encoding ATP-binding cassette domain-containing protein: MEHKIEEVKINGNLLNTVTGNENGCSGSVLLDYLKCAAVGLKIDNLNRSFGSNHVLRGVDLNIEPGETVVILGKSGSGKSVLMRHIVGLECPDSGHIYVAGQDINNPDFKSKHVIAMVFQSSALFNSLTVSENVALYLKEHKVFKDEAKIKEVVSSALEIVGLSGKEDIMPSMISGGMKRRVAAARALVMNPDLILFDEPTAGLDPMMTRTMGDLICDLKNQVQITQIVVTHDIELAFYVADRIAILSEGRILEVGTPEQIKASNNSAVIDFIKPQFE